One window of the Labilibaculum sp. genome contains the following:
- the pelA gene encoding pectate lyase, which yields MKNIYLISILAILTITCSSAQHRQKITSQDYLSLKWKQVSTKMPAEWYGTEDAKLVAENVLLSQKEIGGWEKNKPYHHKFSESEKAHYIQDKSEIGATFDNGATISELRFLAKVYSHFHDERYKQAFEKGLDYIFISQYENGGWPQFYPYKSDYADHITYNDDAMVNTMKFLFQILDDSKEFSSLQINKNRKDKAQKAFDKGIQCILKTQIVVNGQPTVWCAQHDEKTFAPANARAYELASFSGGESVNIALLLMKIDKPSKEIIAAVNGAVKWFEANKIEGVKLTQETDKNGKNNRIIVKDKNASPLWARFYDLETGKPYFCSRDGIKRNSLAEISYERRNGYGWYTNAPAKLLKEYPDWRKKVNAK from the coding sequence ATGAAGAATATCTATTTAATATCAATACTTGCAATCTTGACAATTACTTGCTCTTCGGCGCAACACAGGCAAAAAATAACATCTCAAGACTATTTGAGTCTGAAATGGAAACAGGTATCAACCAAAATGCCTGCCGAATGGTATGGAACTGAGGATGCGAAATTGGTGGCAGAAAACGTACTGCTTAGTCAAAAAGAAATTGGAGGATGGGAAAAAAACAAGCCATATCATCACAAATTTTCAGAATCAGAGAAGGCTCATTATATTCAGGACAAATCTGAAATTGGCGCCACATTCGATAACGGAGCAACAATATCAGAACTGCGGTTTCTGGCTAAAGTATACTCCCATTTTCATGACGAGCGATACAAACAGGCATTTGAAAAAGGACTTGACTATATTTTTATTTCGCAATACGAAAATGGCGGATGGCCACAGTTTTATCCTTACAAAAGTGATTATGCAGACCATATTACCTATAATGATGATGCGATGGTAAATACCATGAAATTTTTGTTTCAAATATTAGATGACAGTAAAGAATTTTCGTCCTTACAAATAAATAAAAACCGAAAGGACAAAGCCCAAAAAGCATTCGACAAAGGAATTCAATGCATTCTTAAAACCCAGATTGTTGTAAATGGTCAACCAACAGTATGGTGTGCTCAGCACGATGAAAAAACATTCGCTCCGGCTAATGCACGTGCATACGAATTGGCATCGTTTAGTGGTGGCGAATCGGTCAATATAGCACTTTTATTAATGAAGATAGATAAGCCTTCCAAGGAAATTATTGCTGCTGTAAATGGAGCTGTAAAATGGTTCGAGGCCAACAAAATAGAAGGAGTAAAATTAACGCAGGAAACAGATAAAAACGGGAAGAATAATCGAATTATTGTTAAAGATAAAAATGCTTCCCCATTATGGGCCCGTTTTTACGATTTAGAAACAGGCAAGCCTTATTTCTGCAGCCGCGATGGAATTAAAAGAAACTCTCTGGCTGAGATTAGCTACGAACGCCGAAATGGTTACGGCTGGTATACAAATGCTCCTGCCAAACTCTTGAAAGAATATCCTGACTGGAGAAAAAAAGTAAATGCAAAATAA
- a CDS encoding TolC family protein, whose protein sequence is MMKKRYIILSLVLTAFSLQSCFVAKKYQQPELETADQYRNISTNDSTTLASMPWEELFTDANLQSLINKALNNNLDYLMAIERVNAAEAYYKQGKMSYLPSLSMSANGGNYELSDNSLTGISAGGNGPNYENYQLTGTISWEADIWGKIRSNKRASQAGYLQSEASRRAVESSLVGNLASAYFQLIALDAQVDVAKQTVTNRTEGLATMKSLKEAGQVTEAAVKQTEAQLYSTQILLLNLEENVNLLENTLSLLLGQNAGTIVRGKLEDQNVSVELQTGFPAQLIRNRPDVMVAEYGLMNAFELTNVARSSFYPSISISASAGLESINFDDWFSSSSLFNNVIGNLTQPLFNKRNIRTKYEVAKAQQAEARYNFKKSMLQAGKEVSDALYSYESEGRKYEIQKMELDALNKAVQYSEELLNNGYQNTTYIEVLTARSNALNSEINTIDTKFQQLNAIVNLYLSLGGGWNRK, encoded by the coding sequence ATGATGAAGAAAAGATATATAATACTTAGTCTGGTATTGACTGCATTCAGTCTTCAATCCTGTTTTGTTGCAAAGAAATACCAGCAACCAGAGCTAGAGACTGCAGATCAGTATCGAAATATTTCAACCAACGATTCGACAACACTTGCCAGTATGCCTTGGGAGGAATTATTCACTGATGCGAACCTGCAAAGCTTAATTAATAAAGCTTTGAATAACAATTTGGATTACTTGATGGCAATTGAGCGTGTAAATGCTGCCGAAGCCTATTACAAACAAGGTAAAATGAGTTATCTGCCAAGCCTTAGCATGAGTGCAAATGGTGGTAACTATGAATTGTCGGACAATAGTCTGACTGGAATTTCAGCAGGTGGAAACGGTCCCAATTATGAAAACTACCAATTAACGGGTACCATTTCATGGGAAGCCGATATCTGGGGAAAAATCCGAAGCAACAAAAGAGCAAGTCAAGCAGGTTATTTGCAAAGTGAAGCTTCAAGAAGAGCCGTAGAAAGTTCTCTAGTTGGCAATTTGGCTTCGGCTTATTTTCAGTTAATTGCCTTAGATGCTCAGGTTGATGTTGCAAAACAAACCGTAACCAACCGAACTGAGGGTTTGGCAACAATGAAAAGCCTGAAAGAAGCCGGACAAGTAACCGAAGCGGCTGTGAAGCAAACCGAAGCACAATTATACAGCACTCAAATTCTTCTTTTAAATTTAGAAGAAAATGTAAATCTGTTGGAGAATACCCTTTCTCTTTTGTTGGGACAAAATGCCGGAACAATTGTTCGCGGAAAATTAGAGGATCAAAATGTAAGTGTTGAATTACAAACTGGTTTTCCTGCACAACTTATTAGAAACCGTCCGGATGTGATGGTTGCGGAATATGGCCTGATGAATGCTTTTGAGCTTACAAATGTTGCCCGCAGCAGCTTCTACCCTAGTATTAGCATTAGTGCCAGTGCAGGTTTGGAAAGCATCAATTTCGATGATTGGTTCAGCAGCTCCTCTTTGTTCAACAACGTGATTGGGAATTTGACCCAACCACTTTTTAACAAAAGAAACATCCGTACAAAATATGAAGTAGCCAAAGCGCAACAAGCCGAAGCACGTTACAACTTTAAAAAATCGATGCTGCAAGCGGGTAAGGAAGTTTCAGATGCACTGTACAGTTATGAGTCTGAAGGCAGAAAGTATGAAATCCAGAAAATGGAATTGGATGCTTTAAACAAAGCCGTTCAATATTCGGAAGAATTGCTGAACAATGGTTACCAAAACACAACTTACATTGAGGTGTTGACTGCTAGAAGTAACGCTCTTAACTCAGAGATCAATACTATTGACACAAAATTCCAACAATTGAATGCCATCGTGAATTTATACCTTTCATTAGGTGGTGGATGGAATCGTAAGTAA
- a CDS encoding family 43 glycosylhydrolase: MKQFTILTALIFLLLNTSISSAQNPLNFGSNIKTADPSGHVWKDGKMYLYTSHDEECQPDFFMKDWHVFSSSDLVNWTDHGACLSVDDLSWADNFAWAPDCAYKNGKYYFCFPAGTGFKDRVNSKNSTKWMGLGIAVSDSPTGPFVDAIGAPLWKKPYANDPCLFVDDDDKAYIYFNGGGDYFAAEMADDMLSVKGDLFKMDMGGYNPKREGPWVFKRNGNYYYTMPENNRILTYYMSKSPIGPWKYQGVIMQQEGESNNHHSIVEFKGQWILFYHRWLKTKSICDKTQRQCCAEYLYFNEDGTIQEVKRTDKGVGETSAD; the protein is encoded by the coding sequence ATGAAACAGTTTACAATTCTAACAGCATTGATATTTTTACTGCTAAATACATCAATATCCTCTGCTCAAAACCCACTCAATTTTGGCAGTAATATCAAAACAGCAGATCCATCTGGCCATGTCTGGAAAGATGGGAAAATGTACCTTTACACTTCCCACGATGAAGAATGTCAGCCTGATTTTTTCATGAAAGACTGGCACGTGTTCTCCTCCTCCGATTTGGTGAATTGGACCGATCATGGTGCCTGTTTATCGGTTGATGATCTTTCGTGGGCCGATAATTTCGCATGGGCGCCCGATTGTGCCTATAAAAATGGCAAATATTATTTCTGTTTCCCTGCCGGCACCGGTTTTAAAGATCGTGTAAATTCTAAAAACAGCACAAAATGGATGGGATTAGGGATTGCAGTAAGTGATTCTCCAACAGGCCCTTTTGTTGATGCAATTGGAGCCCCTTTATGGAAAAAACCTTACGCCAACGATCCTTGTCTTTTTGTAGATGATGATGACAAAGCCTACATCTATTTTAATGGTGGCGGCGACTATTTTGCTGCTGAAATGGCTGACGATATGCTTAGCGTTAAAGGTGATCTGTTTAAAATGGATATGGGCGGATACAATCCAAAAAGAGAAGGCCCGTGGGTATTTAAAAGAAATGGAAATTACTATTATACCATGCCTGAAAACAACAGAATCCTTACTTATTATATGTCCAAATCTCCTATCGGCCCTTGGAAATATCAGGGTGTTATTATGCAGCAGGAAGGGGAAAGTAATAATCACCATTCGATTGTTGAATTTAAGGGACAATGGATTTTATTCTATCATCGTTGGCTTAAAACAAAATCAATCTGCGATAAAACACAACGTCAGTGTTGCGCTGAATACCTTTATTTTAACGAAGACGGAACCATTCAGGAAGTAAAAAGAACTGATAAAGGTGTTGGGGAAACCTCGGCTGACTAA
- a CDS encoding rhamnogalacturonan acetylesterase, whose translation MKYPSKTIILLLILFAFSCTQKKETTIFLVGDSTMANKPFANGNPERGWGQIFPLYLNEGIHVENHAVNGRSSKSFQDEGRWAKVLENMQTGDYVIIQFGHNDEKIKDSTRYTNADTDYRQNLTRFVSEARQKGGIPVLATSIVRRKFDENGVFQESHGMYPQVVREVAKSEQVPLLDLQQLTKELLINYGEDASKKLYLHINAGEYESLPDGRNDDTHLSASGAFRVCDLAKSEITQKVPELSVYFKK comes from the coding sequence ATGAAGTACCCATCCAAAACAATCATTTTATTGCTGATTCTGTTTGCATTTTCTTGTACACAAAAAAAAGAAACTACCATTTTTCTTGTTGGTGACTCAACAATGGCCAATAAACCATTCGCGAATGGAAATCCGGAAAGAGGCTGGGGTCAAATCTTTCCTCTTTATTTAAATGAAGGCATACATGTGGAAAATCATGCTGTAAACGGACGCAGCTCAAAAAGCTTTCAGGATGAAGGAAGATGGGCCAAGGTTTTGGAAAATATGCAAACCGGAGATTATGTGATTATTCAGTTTGGGCATAACGATGAAAAAATAAAGGACAGTACCAGATATACCAATGCAGATACCGATTACCGACAAAATTTGACTCGTTTTGTAAGCGAAGCACGGCAAAAAGGCGGTATTCCTGTTTTAGCCACCTCTATCGTACGTCGAAAATTTGATGAGAACGGAGTATTTCAAGAGAGCCATGGCATGTATCCACAGGTAGTTAGGGAAGTTGCAAAATCAGAACAGGTTCCGTTGCTTGATTTACAACAATTAACCAAAGAACTTCTTATTAATTATGGAGAAGATGCTTCAAAAAAATTATACTTACACATCAATGCCGGTGAATATGAGTCTTTGCCTGATGGTAGAAATGACGACACACATCTATCGGCAAGCGGAGCATTCCGGGTTTGTGATCTTGCCAAAAGTGAAATCACACAAAAAGTGCCTGAACTTAGCGTGTATTTTAAAAAGTAA
- a CDS encoding glycosyl hydrolase family 28 protein — translation MRLPILSISLILVLLACNSQKENVHNNLVPESSNSWEYADSIRNEIKPAKIPTDTLNLIDFGFLDDSQRIQKAIDHVYELGGGTILIPPGIYYTGPIVLKSKINLYLEEGAELKFIAKPEIYPLAYNWFNGIPCMNYSPLIYAKNATDIQISGKGIIDGQGNDPVWKNMKFNERTDWELLKDLENNDVRPINRKFGNGHFFRPDLITFLECSRINISGVSIKNAPFWVIHPILCKHVTIKNCLISSHGYDQIGIGLESSENILVDSTKFQFVDDGVKILSGRVKIPNNHASKNILIQNSVFENVLYSAVIISSQTQAGANHIFLSDLKIDTSETALRIFANAVLKGKLHEIFLKNIQANHITGSFLLSNINNSSNLSDSSPLLYNIHLDKINAENCGRAFLLNGHSKNLIYNVNVRDSKFSTFKGSFVKNLQNMSFSNVRENDKNYSGTNSVGNIQIPKINLKRNEDDILDSNNIKFNDLPKSVKNTLADNYPQIPVNNINQMITQSNVIYNIDLKLESSKELRLLILVNGKIMRSELDITFGELPKAVLSALENYLKITPAPLMINEIKKISFQDFTYFEIKGEYDRKLFAVGINNNGDIIEEKQKIITTYFSPFQ, via the coding sequence ATGCGACTTCCCATTTTATCTATTTCTCTTATTCTGGTCTTGCTGGCTTGCAACAGTCAAAAAGAAAATGTTCACAATAATCTGGTTCCCGAAAGTTCCAATAGCTGGGAATATGCCGATTCAATAAGAAATGAAATAAAGCCTGCAAAAATCCCAACTGATACTTTAAATCTGATTGATTTTGGATTTTTAGATGATTCTCAGAGAATCCAGAAAGCAATTGACCATGTTTATGAACTTGGTGGTGGTACAATTCTAATTCCTCCTGGAATTTATTATACCGGACCTATTGTTCTAAAGAGTAAAATAAATCTGTATTTGGAAGAAGGTGCCGAACTTAAATTCATTGCGAAGCCTGAAATTTATCCTTTAGCTTACAACTGGTTTAACGGCATTCCGTGCATGAACTATTCGCCCCTGATTTATGCTAAAAACGCAACTGATATACAAATAAGCGGCAAAGGCATTATTGACGGTCAGGGAAACGATCCGGTATGGAAAAACATGAAATTCAATGAAAGGACAGATTGGGAATTGTTGAAAGATTTGGAAAATAATGATGTGAGACCCATCAACCGTAAATTTGGGAATGGTCACTTTTTCCGCCCCGACTTAATCACTTTTTTAGAGTGTTCCCGAATAAATATTTCGGGAGTAAGCATTAAAAATGCACCTTTTTGGGTTATTCACCCAATTTTATGCAAACATGTAACGATTAAAAATTGTTTGATCAGCAGTCATGGATACGATCAGATTGGAATTGGATTGGAAAGCAGTGAAAATATTCTTGTCGACAGTACTAAATTTCAGTTTGTTGATGATGGTGTAAAAATTCTTTCCGGGCGGGTTAAAATCCCAAACAATCATGCTTCAAAAAATATCTTGATCCAAAATTCTGTTTTCGAAAATGTTCTTTATTCGGCAGTAATTATCAGCTCTCAAACACAAGCCGGAGCCAATCATATTTTCCTGTCTGATTTAAAAATTGACACAAGCGAAACTGCTTTGCGTATTTTCGCCAATGCCGTACTAAAGGGAAAGCTCCACGAAATATTTTTAAAAAATATTCAGGCAAATCATATTACCGGTTCATTTTTACTTAGCAATATTAACAACAGTTCAAACCTATCCGATTCCAGTCCATTGTTATATAATATTCATCTCGATAAAATTAATGCCGAGAATTGTGGCCGGGCTTTTCTTCTTAACGGCCATAGTAAAAATTTGATTTATAATGTAAATGTCCGTGATTCTAAGTTTTCTACCTTTAAAGGTTCATTTGTAAAGAACCTGCAAAACATGAGCTTTTCAAATGTTCGGGAAAATGACAAAAATTATTCGGGAACAAACTCGGTTGGGAACATTCAAATTCCAAAAATCAATCTGAAACGTAACGAAGATGATATTTTAGATTCCAATAATATAAAATTCAATGATCTTCCAAAATCTGTGAAAAATACCCTGGCGGATAATTATCCTCAGATTCCTGTCAACAATATTAACCAAATGATTACCCAGTCAAACGTTATCTACAATATTGATTTGAAACTCGAATCGTCGAAAGAACTGCGTCTCTTAATTCTGGTCAACGGAAAGATTATGCGATCCGAATTAGATATTACATTTGGTGAATTACCGAAAGCAGTACTATCAGCCTTGGAAAATTATTTAAAGATCACTCCCGCCCCTCTCATGATCAATGAAATAAAGAAAATTTCTTTTCAGGATTTCACATATTTCGAAATTAAAGGAGAGTACGACCGAAAATTATTCGCCGTTGGAATCAATAATAATGGAGATATAATTGAAGAGAAACAAAAAATAATCACCACTTATTTTTCACCATTCCAATAA
- a CDS encoding helix-turn-helix domain-containing protein, which translates to MSNNFDDNFWLSKIAGSKYFTSANDVRLLRYLVSATREDKILKETVIAIDVFGRDASFDPGSDSIVRSNIYNLRKKLNSYYLDEGNHDAVRYVIPKGSYRVVFEVYESENIEPEPEVKATKLNSINLKFLFPVSFVLMLIFAFLYFSGNRNFNTQKTENENPVWDYYLQSENPLMIVLGDYFMMQKTQFPDSSFNYVRNPEINSQNDFMAYLDKNPEQKASMKKLGQSYFGEEIPNCFFQLIQIFQKAHKPFSMKYASELSLSDVRMNDLIFVGDFGTLGVLNPFFAKTGFHYSNLPPAIFILNEQQDTTEYISLNNPDRSVFQNDYAIVSNISAYEGKKIMFFVSFLPFGKSEALYKLSETSFLNELTDSIVSFPTDWNLLMKISGLQSSGFYYEIIRFGSIE; encoded by the coding sequence ATGAGTAACAATTTCGATGACAATTTCTGGCTGAGTAAAATTGCCGGCAGCAAGTATTTTACATCTGCGAACGATGTTCGATTGCTTCGTTATTTGGTAAGCGCTACACGCGAAGATAAAATTCTGAAAGAAACGGTTATTGCCATTGACGTTTTCGGACGTGATGCTTCATTTGATCCCGGGTCGGATTCTATTGTACGTTCCAATATTTACAATCTGCGTAAAAAACTCAATTCTTACTATCTGGATGAAGGAAATCATGATGCCGTGCGGTATGTAATTCCCAAGGGTAGTTATCGTGTTGTGTTTGAGGTGTATGAGTCAGAAAATATTGAGCCTGAACCAGAAGTGAAAGCCACAAAATTAAATTCGATTAACCTTAAATTCTTATTTCCGGTTTCTTTTGTTCTGATGTTGATTTTTGCATTCCTTTATTTCTCAGGCAATAGAAACTTTAACACTCAAAAAACAGAAAATGAAAATCCGGTTTGGGATTACTATTTGCAATCGGAAAACCCGCTGATGATCGTTTTGGGTGATTATTTTATGATGCAAAAAACGCAATTCCCGGATAGCAGCTTCAATTATGTTCGTAATCCGGAAATAAACAGCCAAAACGACTTTATGGCATATCTGGATAAAAATCCAGAGCAAAAAGCCAGTATGAAAAAATTGGGGCAAAGTTATTTTGGTGAAGAAATCCCCAACTGTTTTTTTCAGTTGATACAAATTTTCCAAAAAGCACACAAACCATTCAGTATGAAATATGCTTCGGAATTATCATTGAGTGATGTTCGGATGAATGACCTGATTTTTGTAGGCGATTTTGGCACTTTGGGAGTACTTAATCCTTTTTTCGCAAAAACCGGGTTTCATTATTCCAACTTACCCCCGGCTATTTTTATTTTAAATGAACAACAAGATACTACAGAGTATATTTCTCTAAACAATCCTGATCGATCGGTATTCCAGAATGATTATGCCATAGTCTCCAACATTTCGGCCTACGAAGGAAAAAAGATCATGTTTTTTGTTTCCTTTCTTCCATTTGGCAAATCGGAAGCATTGTACAAGTTGAGCGAAACATCATTTTTGAATGAGCTTACTGATAGTATAGTCTCTTTTCCAACTGACTGGAATCTGTTAATGAAAATATCAGGATTGCAATCCTCAGGATTTTATTATGAAATTATAAGGTTTGGAAGTATTGAATGA
- a CDS encoding pectinesterase family protein, with translation MSRTFILFIFVCLVNVSMAQHVDITVAQDGSGDYKTITEAIEQLPDTTYGRVVILIKNGLYHEKFRIEYDNLSLIGENRDSTIIKYSLLRTDWMKNKDAIGEAVVNIHADDVILKNLTIANSQPEIGPHAFAVYGRGTRTIIDNCTITSKGADTVSLWDSENGMYYHTNCHFEGAVDFVCPRGWCFISNSSFYEVKQTAAIWHAGSINKNQKFVIKNSFFDGIEGFHLGRHHYEARFYLINCSYSKQMADKPIYRVTYPDKPEKNQPYVWGERKYFSNSKKEGKAFNWLTDNIQNADTISAKWTFDGRWDPENATPPKCLKIDESKDEFVLTFSEAMTIRGDLQITAADGTVYTLKNKKDAKTIIFSKKGQALKSKSFSITSGEMLASQASLTERKKNQIQIDK, from the coding sequence ATGTCAAGAACTTTTATTCTATTTATTTTTGTTTGTTTAGTCAATGTTTCTATGGCGCAGCATGTCGATATTACGGTTGCGCAAGATGGAAGCGGAGACTACAAAACAATTACTGAGGCAATTGAACAACTACCCGACACAACATACGGACGTGTTGTAATTTTAATTAAAAATGGCCTTTACCATGAAAAATTCAGAATTGAGTATGATAATTTAAGCCTGATTGGCGAAAACAGAGATTCTACCATTATTAAATACAGCCTGTTACGAACAGATTGGATGAAAAACAAAGATGCAATTGGCGAAGCCGTTGTCAATATACATGCAGATGATGTAATCCTAAAGAATCTGACCATTGCAAACAGTCAACCCGAAATTGGACCTCATGCATTTGCCGTTTACGGTAGAGGCACAAGAACAATTATTGACAACTGCACCATTACAAGCAAAGGAGCAGATACGGTTTCTCTTTGGGATTCGGAAAATGGAATGTACTATCATACCAATTGCCATTTTGAAGGTGCCGTGGATTTTGTGTGTCCCCGGGGCTGGTGTTTTATATCCAACTCATCTTTTTACGAGGTAAAACAAACAGCAGCTATCTGGCATGCCGGATCGATCAATAAAAATCAAAAATTTGTAATCAAAAATTCTTTTTTTGATGGTATAGAAGGATTCCATCTGGGACGTCATCATTACGAAGCCCGATTTTATTTGATTAATTGCAGCTATTCCAAACAAATGGCTGACAAACCAATCTATCGGGTAACTTATCCTGATAAGCCCGAAAAAAATCAACCCTATGTTTGGGGAGAGCGAAAATATTTCTCGAACTCTAAAAAAGAAGGCAAAGCTTTTAACTGGTTAACTGACAACATCCAAAATGCGGATACAATTTCTGCAAAATGGACTTTTGATGGTCGGTGGGATCCTGAGAATGCAACTCCTCCTAAATGTCTGAAAATTGACGAAAGTAAGGACGAATTCGTATTGACCTTTTCCGAAGCAATGACCATACGCGGCGATCTGCAAATAACAGCAGCCGACGGAACTGTCTATACTCTTAAAAACAAAAAAGATGCGAAAACCATTATTTTCAGCAAAAAAGGACAAGCATTAAAGTCCAAATCATTTTCAATTACAAGCGGTGAAATGCTGGCAAGCCAGGCAAGCCTTACCGAACGAAAAAAGAATCAAATACAAATTGACAAATAG
- a CDS encoding sialidase family protein — protein MISLKNIIKLLPQFFLVLSLHAQECDVPFKVHSLFKFDQPETMGLLFAKGLETVTIFAPQSNDNKYNHGVVLFPFKGMLYAQWQSSSVDEDGEDTQVFYSRSKNGKDWSKPSALTKKWKHGIKTSGGWWSDGTTLVAYVCNWPNKNDGAKEGYTEYITSSDGIHWKSPKPLTNSNGQAVLGIIEQDVHALKTGRIITAFHMQPGLIVTPFYTDDLLGISGWTSGKMINMPTDNKNISREIEPSWFYRKDSTIVMIFRDQNNSFKKLASISKDNGLSWTTPVIVDTPDSRAKQSAGNLPDGTAFMVNNPSGNKSRFPLAITLSKDGFTFDHAYLLRSGNKDLQPMRCKGKYKRIGYSYPKSVIWGDYLYVSYATNKEDVELTRIPIDSLLWQQDQLLNE, from the coding sequence ATGATTTCACTTAAAAATATCATTAAACTTTTACCTCAATTTTTTCTGGTACTGTCCTTGCATGCTCAGGAATGTGATGTCCCTTTTAAGGTCCATTCTCTCTTTAAGTTTGATCAGCCCGAAACTATGGGACTCCTTTTCGCCAAAGGGCTTGAAACAGTAACAATATTTGCACCGCAAAGCAATGATAATAAATACAATCACGGAGTAGTACTGTTTCCGTTTAAAGGAATGCTTTATGCGCAATGGCAAAGTTCATCGGTTGATGAAGATGGTGAAGATACTCAGGTTTTTTACAGCAGAAGCAAAAATGGCAAAGACTGGAGCAAACCATCTGCATTAACAAAAAAATGGAAACATGGAATAAAAACAAGCGGCGGATGGTGGAGTGACGGAACTACCCTTGTGGCATATGTTTGTAATTGGCCCAATAAAAACGATGGAGCTAAAGAAGGTTATACCGAATACATCACTTCAAGCGATGGGATACATTGGAAATCGCCAAAACCTCTTACAAATAGCAATGGGCAAGCTGTTTTAGGAATTATTGAACAGGATGTTCATGCATTAAAAACCGGCCGGATCATTACGGCTTTTCATATGCAGCCCGGATTGATAGTTACACCGTTTTATACTGACGACCTGCTTGGCATATCGGGTTGGACATCTGGAAAAATGATTAACATGCCTACAGACAATAAAAATATAAGCCGGGAAATAGAACCCAGTTGGTTTTACAGAAAAGACAGCACCATTGTCATGATTTTCCGGGATCAAAACAATAGTTTTAAAAAACTTGCTTCAATTAGCAAGGACAATGGTTTAAGCTGGACTACACCTGTAATTGTTGACACACCAGACTCCAGAGCGAAGCAGAGTGCAGGAAATTTACCCGACGGCACAGCCTTTATGGTTAACAATCCTTCGGGAAACAAAAGTCGGTTTCCTCTTGCAATTACTTTAAGCAAAGACGGTTTTACATTTGATCATGCTTACTTGCTGCGCAGTGGCAACAAAGATCTTCAGCCCATGAGATGTAAGGGAAAATACAAACGAATAGGCTACAGTTATCCCAAAAGTGTGATTTGGGGTGATTATCTCTACGTTTCATATGCAACCAATAAAGAAGATGTAGAATTAACCCGAATTCCGATTGACAGTTTGCTCTGGCAACAGGATCAGCTGCTTAATGAGTAG